The Alphaproteobacteria bacterium genome includes a window with the following:
- a CDS encoding cytochrome c yields the protein MRRISRLCILAALIAAMPAWLTWLSAAPTSKADPDNPSQVALGAEVYAQRCASCHGKNLEGEPNWRNRKPNGRNPAPPHDYHGHTWRHADDELFGMVKDGFAAYAPPGYQTDMMGFADQLSDDEIWAVLAFIKSKWPPEFREYQAKITEGATPR from the coding sequence ATGCGGCGGATCTCCCGGCTCTGCATCCTTGCAGCGCTGATTGCCGCGATGCCTGCGTGGTTGACCTGGCTGAGTGCTGCGCCCACGAGCAAGGCAGATCCGGATAATCCGTCGCAAGTTGCGCTCGGCGCCGAGGTCTACGCGCAGCGATGCGCTTCCTGCCATGGCAAGAACCTCGAGGGCGAGCCCAATTGGCGGAATCGCAAGCCCAATGGCCGCAACCCGGCGCCGCCCCACGATTACCACGGCCATACTTGGCGCCATGCGGACGACGAACTCTTCGGGATGGTAAAGGATGGCTTCGCGGCTTATGCGCCTCCAGGCTATCAAACCGACATGATGGGGTTCGCCGATCAGCTGTCGGACGACGAAATATGGGCGGTGCTTGCCTTCATCAAAAGCAAATGGCCGCCGGAGTTCCGCGAATACCAGGCAAAAATAACCGAAGGCGCGACGCCCCGGTGA
- a CDS encoding DUF2312 domain-containing protein, whose product MPDVGGIATEQLRSFVERIERLEEEKKALSDDVRDVYAQAKGSGFDLKVLRQVIRLRKMNSSDRQEQETLLDIYKRALGM is encoded by the coding sequence ATGCCCGATGTCGGCGGAATTGCGACCGAGCAACTACGCTCCTTCGTGGAGCGGATCGAGCGGCTGGAGGAGGAGAAAAAGGCCTTATCCGACGATGTCCGCGACGTCTACGCCCAGGCAAAGGGCAGTGGGTTCGATCTCAAGGTGCTGCGTCAGGTGATCCGTCTGCGCAAGATGAACAGTTCCGACAGGCAGGAGCAGGAAACGCTTCTCGATATTTACAAGCGCGCCCTTGGGATGTGA
- a CDS encoding DUF1244 domain-containing protein — protein MNTDDRIRTELEAAAFRRLVQHLRERVDVQNLDLMNLAGFCRNCLSRWYREESEARGIALPDEKAREIVYGMPYGEWKTKYQKEASAEQKAAFSKSGHGRH, from the coding sequence ATGAACACCGACGACAGGATCCGTACAGAGCTCGAGGCCGCAGCCTTCCGCCGACTCGTACAACATTTGCGCGAGCGCGTAGATGTGCAAAACCTCGATCTCATGAATCTCGCAGGCTTTTGCCGGAACTGCCTTTCGCGCTGGTACCGGGAAGAGTCCGAGGCGCGTGGGATTGCCTTGCCGGACGAGAAGGCTCGCGAGATCGTTTACGGCATGCCTTATGGCGAGTGGAAGACGAAGTACCAAAAAGAAGCCTCGGCCGAACAGAAGGCCGCCTTTTCGAAATCCGGCCACGGCCGTCACTGA
- a CDS encoding carboxylate-amine ligase, with protein sequence MSKTARHVEEPPFTVGMEEEYLLVDRTSRDLISEAPPTMLAECEALLQGQVTPEFLQSQIEVGTRICTTLGEARAELARMRKTVAGVAASHGLAIIAASTHPFASWHSQRPTSKERYEILARDLQGVARRLIICGMHVHVGIPDDDLRIDLMSQASYVLPHLLALSTSSPFWRGSNTGLMSYRIAVFSELPRTGLPEQFDSWGEYQRHVRVLVNAGIIEDASKLWWDLRPSARFPTLEMRITDICTRLEDAIAIAAVYRCWLRMLWRLRRDNQRWRRYASMLVNENRWRAQRYGYDRGLVDFGKGVIVPYPELLEEILAIVAPDAAYFGCEAEIAHARTIIARGTSAHLQIKTFEDAKAAGATESESLKAVVDMLIAETLNGLDVDKRLAALGS encoded by the coding sequence GTGAGCAAGACGGCACGGCACGTCGAGGAACCCCCCTTCACAGTCGGCATGGAGGAGGAGTATCTGCTTGTCGACCGCACGAGCCGCGACCTCATTAGCGAAGCGCCGCCGACAATGCTTGCCGAGTGCGAGGCACTCCTCCAAGGTCAGGTTACGCCCGAATTCCTGCAGTCGCAGATCGAGGTCGGCACGCGCATCTGTACGACCCTCGGTGAGGCGCGCGCCGAGCTCGCACGTATGCGCAAGACTGTTGCCGGCGTCGCCGCGAGCCACGGCCTTGCCATCATAGCCGCGTCGACCCATCCGTTCGCGAGCTGGCACAGTCAGCGACCAACCTCGAAGGAGCGCTACGAAATTCTTGCCCGCGACCTTCAAGGTGTCGCGCGCAGACTCATCATCTGCGGCATGCATGTCCATGTTGGGATTCCAGACGACGATTTGCGCATCGACCTGATGAGCCAGGCGAGCTACGTGCTGCCGCATTTACTGGCGTTGAGCACGTCCTCGCCCTTTTGGCGCGGGAGTAATACGGGTCTCATGTCGTACCGTATCGCCGTGTTCTCGGAATTGCCGCGCACGGGATTGCCCGAACAGTTCGATAGTTGGGGCGAGTATCAGCGCCATGTGCGTGTGCTAGTCAACGCCGGGATCATCGAGGACGCCTCGAAGTTGTGGTGGGACCTCAGGCCATCCGCTCGTTTCCCAACTCTCGAAATGCGCATCACGGATATCTGTACGCGCCTCGAAGATGCGATTGCGATCGCCGCCGTCTATCGTTGCTGGCTCCGGATGCTATGGCGACTCCGGCGGGACAATCAGCGCTGGCGACGATATGCCTCGATGCTCGTCAATGAGAATCGTTGGCGCGCACAACGCTATGGGTATGACAGGGGCCTGGTCGATTTCGGCAAAGGGGTGATTGTACCTTATCCCGAACTCCTCGAGGAGATCCTGGCCATTGTGGCGCCCGACGCCGCGTATTTCGGCTGCGAGGCCGAAATAGCGCACGCGCGCACGATCATCGCGCGCGGCACTTCGGCGCATCTGCAGATCAAGACATTCGAAGACGCGAAGGCGGCCGGCGCCACCGAAAGCGAATCGCTGAAAGCGGTCGTCGACATGCTGATCGCCGAGACCTTGAATGGACTAGACGTGGACAAGCGCCTGGCGGCGCTTGGGTCATAA
- a CDS encoding N-formylglutamate amidohydrolase — protein sequence MKQSRDHPVQPFAPLLSADEPPAFETINLEGTAPFLLICDHASRRVPMSLGSLGLEATLLRRHIGWDIGAAEVARWLSKHFDAPLALTGYSRLVIDCNRALTDPSSIPILSDGVVVPGNRQLEPIDAKRRQEALFHPYHAAIDEILAGFRARRRVPGLVSIHSFTPVFDGFERPWQIGILWDRDPRVALPLMAELRKSPGLDVGDNQPYSAREPKGYSVTTHAVAHGYPHVAVEIRQDLIDTNHGAAAWAERFADALAPVMREDSIYRVEHFK from the coding sequence ATGAAGCAATCCCGGGACCACCCTGTGCAGCCATTCGCCCCACTCTTGAGCGCCGACGAACCGCCAGCCTTCGAAACCATCAATCTTGAGGGTACCGCACCGTTTCTTCTGATTTGCGATCATGCAAGCCGGCGCGTGCCGATGTCGCTCGGTTCGCTCGGTCTCGAGGCAACACTTCTACGCCGGCACATCGGATGGGACATTGGCGCAGCCGAAGTCGCGCGCTGGCTTTCCAAGCATTTCGACGCGCCTCTCGCGCTGACGGGTTATTCGCGCCTCGTCATCGATTGCAACCGCGCACTTACCGACCCGTCATCGATCCCCATCCTAAGCGACGGTGTCGTTGTCCCCGGCAATCGCCAGCTCGAACCGATCGATGCGAAGCGGCGACAGGAAGCGCTCTTCCATCCCTATCACGCGGCGATCGACGAAATTCTCGCAGGCTTCCGCGCACGGCGGCGCGTCCCAGGACTCGTCTCGATTCATAGTTTTACGCCAGTCTTCGATGGCTTCGAGCGTCCATGGCAGATCGGCATTCTGTGGGACCGCGACCCCCGCGTCGCGCTACCCTTGATGGCGGAATTGCGCAAAAGCCCCGGCCTCGATGTTGGCGACAATCAACCCTACTCCGCCCGGGAACCGAAGGGCTACAGCGTCACGACGCACGCGGTCGCCCATGGCTACCCCCACGTCGCGGTCGAAATTCGGCAGGACTTGATCGATACAAATCATGGTGCCGCGGCGTGGGCAGAGCGATTTGCCGATGCACTCGCACCCGTCATGCGCGAGGACTCGATTTATCGCGTGGAACATTTCAAGTGA
- a CDS encoding DMT family transporter — protein MQKGRYVGARPASYNDPMTVSSPTAPTADIGAPESGAAARLRATRFALAALFLGGFATSLSGVFIKLSELPPTATGFYRVFLSTPLLFLWLRWERPRLDPLTQPKSWRDRRDLVVAGVLFGVNTTCWCWCMRYTSVANGQLITNISPIFVSLGAFIFLRERFGRVFLVGMGLTLAGVGMLMGKSITLGGEGIVGDLLAVASAFFWSCYLIATQNLRRRFSTATLMTWTAAISALLLLAVSKIVGDPLVPLTFKGWAALFGLAFVSQVTGQGLVTYAFSGLPASFIAIGLLIQPIYAMIVAWPVLGEAPTPIQIVAAGTVLTGIVLARRGSK, from the coding sequence ATGCAGAAAGGTCGCTACGTCGGCGCGCGTCCGGCGTCCTATAACGACCCAATGACCGTATCCTCGCCGACAGCACCCACTGCGGACATTGGCGCGCCAGAGTCGGGTGCGGCGGCCCGGCTGCGTGCAACGCGCTTTGCCCTCGCGGCCCTCTTCCTGGGCGGCTTTGCAACCTCCTTGTCGGGCGTTTTCATCAAGCTCTCCGAACTTCCGCCGACGGCAACCGGGTTCTACCGCGTTTTCCTATCCACACCACTGCTGTTTCTTTGGCTACGGTGGGAGCGGCCGCGGCTCGACCCGCTCACGCAACCGAAGAGCTGGCGCGATCGTCGCGATCTCGTCGTGGCCGGGGTGCTCTTTGGAGTCAACACGACGTGCTGGTGCTGGTGCATGCGTTACACTTCGGTTGCAAACGGCCAGCTCATAACAAACATTTCGCCGATTTTCGTCTCGCTTGGCGCCTTTATCTTTTTGCGCGAGCGCTTCGGGCGGGTCTTTCTCGTCGGAATGGGCCTGACGCTCGCCGGCGTCGGCATGCTCATGGGCAAGAGCATAACACTCGGGGGCGAGGGGATTGTCGGGGATTTGCTCGCCGTGGCTTCGGCCTTCTTCTGGAGTTGCTATTTGATTGCGACCCAGAACTTGCGCCGACGCTTTTCGACCGCGACACTCATGACATGGACGGCCGCGATCTCCGCACTTCTCTTGCTCGCTGTCTCAAAAATTGTCGGTGACCCCCTCGTTCCCTTGACCTTCAAGGGCTGGGCGGCACTTTTCGGCCTCGCTTTCGTCTCCCAGGTCACCGGCCAAGGGTTGGTTACTTACGCGTTTTCCGGCCTTCCCGCGAGCTTCATCGCGATCGGCCTTCTTATCCAGCCGATCTATGCCATGATCGTCGCTTGGCCGGTTCTTGGCGAAGCGCCTACCCCAATCCAAATCGTCGCGGCGGGCACCGTGCTTACGGGTATCGTATTGGCGCGGCGCGGCAGCAAGTGA
- a CDS encoding FadR/GntR family transcriptional regulator — translation MHDSATSDDASFRRIAPQRVSDRVAKEIVRLISTGQLVPGQRLPGERELAVRMAVSRVSVRAALQQLKAQGLVISVQGGGTRVRSSAVELNRPLTELLRSNLENLHELAEIRAILEIWAARRAAEHATVEDLAQLDQLLGAMNDAQRARTYKAADDVRFHLAVAKASHSAVYMHLLSVIRDILTTMLEYHRYQLFSDADDDLMVNTQHRAVVEAIRSRNPEAAAQAMRKHLAFVLDHYKEARRRQAAPTKTAAGA, via the coding sequence ATGCACGATTCCGCTACGAGCGACGACGCTTCCTTCCGTCGCATCGCTCCTCAGCGCGTCTCCGACCGAGTTGCCAAGGAAATCGTCCGCCTCATCTCGACGGGTCAACTCGTGCCGGGTCAACGCCTGCCGGGCGAGCGAGAACTGGCGGTGCGCATGGCGGTGAGCCGGGTATCGGTACGCGCGGCTCTCCAACAGCTCAAAGCGCAGGGGCTGGTGATTTCAGTGCAGGGTGGAGGCACCCGGGTGAGGTCGTCCGCGGTCGAGCTAAACCGACCCCTGACCGAACTCTTGCGCTCGAACCTTGAGAATCTCCACGAGCTGGCGGAAATCCGCGCCATCCTCGAGATCTGGGCGGCACGGAGGGCGGCCGAACATGCGACCGTGGAGGACTTGGCGCAGCTCGATCAGCTTCTCGGCGCAATGAACGACGCCCAGCGCGCGCGCACTTATAAGGCCGCCGATGACGTGCGTTTTCACCTTGCCGTGGCCAAGGCAAGCCACAGTGCGGTCTACATGCACCTCCTTTCCGTGATCCGCGATATTCTTACAACGATGCTCGAGTATCATCGTTACCAGCTTTTTTCCGACGCCGACGACGATCTCATGGTGAACACGCAACATCGTGCCGTGGTCGAGGCGATCCGCAGCCGCAACCCCGAGGCTGCGGCACAGGCGATGCGCAAGCACCTTGCCTTTGTCCTCGATCACTACAAAGAGGCGAGGCGGCGCCAGGCGGCCCCGACAAAGACCGCCGCGGGTGCCTGA
- a CDS encoding DUF3303 family protein produces the protein MLFMVIERFKNCDGKTVYRRFQERGRGAPEGLKYVGSWIEPNFDRCFQIMECDDARLLQQWCLFWGDLIDFEIVPVVPSNETREVIEPLL, from the coding sequence ATGCTGTTCATGGTGATCGAGCGTTTCAAAAATTGCGACGGCAAAACCGTCTATCGCCGCTTCCAGGAGCGGGGCCGCGGCGCGCCCGAGGGCCTGAAGTATGTCGGAAGCTGGATCGAGCCCAATTTCGACCGCTGTTTTCAGATCATGGAATGCGATGACGCACGCCTCTTGCAACAGTGGTGTCTGTTTTGGGGCGATCTCATCGACTTCGAAATCGTGCCCGTGGTTCCATCGAATGAAACGCGCGAGGTGATCGAGCCGCTACTCTGA
- a CDS encoding IclR family transcriptional regulator C-terminal domain-containing protein produces the protein MPDNLTVLPRRRGRTPRRAPGEGSGHVQSLTRGLTLLQRLSEERYGISLTDLAQRVGLAPSTTHRLLKSLEKMKFVHQDEERGLWYVGVKAFSVGTAFLRDRDFVTVARRFMRRLMEESSESVNLAMLDAGEVIFLSQVECRQMMRALAPPGGRIGAHCSGVGKALLAALSDSEVSAILHRRGLSRLTANTIDTPQHLKEELTITRKRGYALDDEEQAVGLRCVAAAILDEYGEPLAAISLSGPKARITDDRIPTLGALVKRVAGEITAALGGRASASE, from the coding sequence ATGCCGGACAACCTGACGGTATTGCCGCGTCGACGCGGCCGGACCCCGCGCCGCGCGCCAGGCGAAGGCTCCGGGCACGTCCAATCGCTCACGCGTGGTTTGACCTTGCTCCAACGGCTTTCGGAAGAACGCTACGGCATATCCTTGACGGATTTGGCGCAACGCGTCGGCCTTGCGCCGTCGACGACTCATCGCCTCCTTAAGAGCCTCGAAAAGATGAAGTTCGTCCATCAGGATGAGGAGCGAGGGCTTTGGTATGTCGGCGTCAAGGCATTCTCGGTCGGAACAGCGTTCCTGCGCGATCGAGATTTCGTGACAGTGGCGCGCCGGTTCATGCGCCGCTTGATGGAGGAATCGAGCGAGTCGGTCAACCTCGCCATGCTCGATGCGGGCGAGGTGATCTTTCTCTCGCAGGTCGAATGCCGGCAAATGATGCGGGCCTTGGCCCCACCCGGCGGGCGGATCGGCGCCCACTGTTCCGGCGTGGGCAAAGCACTTCTCGCCGCACTTTCGGATTCGGAGGTAAGCGCCATCCTGCATCGGCGCGGGCTTTCCCGCCTTACCGCAAACACGATCGACACGCCCCAGCACCTCAAGGAGGAACTCACGATAACGCGCAAGCGTGGCTATGCGCTCGATGACGAAGAGCAAGCGGTTGGCCTGCGCTGCGTCGCCGCTGCGATCCTGGACGAGTATGGCGAGCCGCTAGCCGCCATTTCGCTCTCGGGTCCCAAGGCGCGGATCACAGACGACCGCATTCCCACCTTGGGCGCCCTCGTAAAACGCGTTGCGGGCGAAATCACGGCGGCCCTCGGCGGCAGAGCATCCGCATCAGAGTAG
- the otnI gene encoding 2-oxo-tetronate isomerase has translation MPKLAANLTMMFNEVDFLARFEAAAKAGFKAVEYLFPYAYPADEIAGQLERYGLQQVLFNLPPGDWDKGERGMAILPDRISEFKDGVARAIQYAKALKCPRIHVMAGVAPSGVHPARLREIYVSNLKYASAEAAKAGLTVLIEPINTRDIPGYYLCTSTQALAVIGAVGAANLRLQYDIYHAQIMEGDLAHTLEKNLGVIGHIQIACTPGRHEPGTGEINYHFLLGFMDKVGYPGWVGCEYRPAGDTVAGLAWAKSYLGAK, from the coding sequence ATGCCAAAGCTAGCCGCCAATCTCACCATGATGTTCAACGAGGTGGATTTTCTCGCCCGCTTCGAAGCGGCCGCCAAGGCGGGCTTTAAGGCCGTCGAATACCTTTTCCCTTATGCATACCCGGCGGACGAGATCGCCGGACAGCTTGAACGGTATGGACTTCAACAGGTTCTTTTCAACCTCCCGCCCGGCGACTGGGACAAGGGCGAGCGCGGCATGGCGATCCTGCCCGACCGGATTTCCGAATTCAAAGACGGCGTGGCGCGCGCCATCCAATACGCGAAGGCACTCAAGTGCCCGCGCATCCACGTCATGGCAGGCGTTGCTCCTTCCGGCGTCCACCCGGCGCGTCTGCGGGAGATTTACGTGAGCAACCTCAAATACGCGAGTGCGGAGGCCGCCAAGGCCGGCCTTACGGTGCTGATCGAGCCGATCAACACGCGCGACATCCCGGGCTATTACCTTTGCACCTCGACCCAAGCGCTCGCCGTAATCGGCGCCGTGGGAGCTGCCAATTTGCGTCTGCAATACGACATTTACCACGCACAGATCATGGAAGGCGACCTGGCCCACACCCTCGAGAAGAATCTAGGCGTCATCGGCCACATCCAGATCGCCTGCACGCCGGGCCGACACGAGCCGGGAACGGGCGAAATCAACTACCACTTCCTGCTCGGTTTCATGGACAAGGTGGGCTATCCGGGATGGGTCGGCTGCGAGTACCGCCCCGCGGGCGACACGGTTGCCGGGCTCGCTTGGGCCAAAAGCTACCTCGGCGCGAAGTAG
- a CDS encoding 2-hydroxy-3-oxopropionate reductase, which translates to MTQVGFIGLGIMGRPMAGHLQKAGHKLAVVKHRSELPKEIVEGGAVACKSGREVAERSEIVIVMVPDTPDVERVLFSSGGVAEGLSNGKLIIDMSSISPTATRDFAKRINEKGCDYLDAPVSGGEVGAKNAALTIMVGGPEGAFERAKPLFELMGKSITLVGNANGDGQTCKVANQIVVALTIEAIGEALVFASKAGADPAKVRQALLGGFAGSRILEIHGQRMIERTFNPGFRIELHQKDLNLALQSARQLGVSLPNTATAQELFNACAAMGGKGWDHSAMVRALETLASHEVAKKS; encoded by the coding sequence ATGACCCAAGTGGGTTTCATCGGGCTCGGCATCATGGGACGACCGATGGCCGGGCATCTGCAAAAGGCGGGGCACAAGCTCGCCGTCGTCAAGCACAGAAGCGAACTGCCGAAAGAGATCGTCGAGGGCGGTGCTGTGGCTTGCAAATCCGGGAGGGAAGTCGCGGAGCGCTCGGAGATCGTCATCGTCATGGTGCCGGATACGCCGGATGTGGAGCGCGTCTTGTTCAGCTCTGGCGGCGTCGCCGAAGGGCTGAGCAACGGCAAGCTCATCATTGACATGAGTTCGATCTCGCCGACCGCGACGCGAGACTTCGCCAAGCGAATCAATGAAAAGGGCTGCGATTATCTCGATGCCCCGGTCTCCGGCGGAGAAGTCGGCGCCAAAAACGCGGCCTTGACCATCATGGTGGGCGGCCCGGAAGGGGCGTTCGAGCGCGCGAAGCCCCTTTTCGAGCTCATGGGAAAATCGATCACGCTCGTCGGCAACGCCAACGGCGACGGGCAGACCTGCAAGGTCGCGAACCAGATCGTCGTCGCGCTTACGATCGAGGCAATCGGCGAGGCCCTCGTATTCGCGTCCAAAGCAGGGGCCGACCCCGCCAAGGTTCGCCAAGCCCTGTTGGGCGGCTTTGCGGGATCGCGCATTCTCGAGATTCATGGCCAGCGTATGATCGAGCGCACGTTCAATCCGGGCTTCCGCATCGAGCTTCACCAGAAAGACCTCAATCTGGCATTGCAATCGGCCCGGCAATTGGGCGTGAGCCTTCCGAACACCGCGACAGCACAGGAACTTTTCAACGCCTGTGCCGCGATGGGCGGGAAAGGCTGGGATCACTCGGCGATGGTGCGGGCACTCGAAACGCTCGCCAGCCACGAGGTCGCGAAAAAATCTTGA
- a CDS encoding glycerate kinase has protein sequence MLTPSRQDARGFLRALFDAGIAAAQPAVCVPPYLPARPKGRTVVVGAGKAAAAMALAVEGHWHGPLEGIVATRHGQKLPTRRIEIAEGSHPVPDAAGEAAARRMIERVKGLGPDDLVLCLISGGASAILTLPAPGLTLADKQEVNRALLRSGASIHEMNCVRKHLSAIKGGRLAAACGDAQVLTLAISDVPGDEPSVIGSGPTVADPTTFADARAILAKYRIVPPPAVARRLAAGPDEETPKPGDPHLARARYQLVAAPQTSLEAAAARSREAGVVPLILSDSIEGEAREVARAFAAISRQAAKRGQPAAAPCALLSGGEATVTVRGKGKGGRNTEFLLALALALDEHPGIHALAGGTDGMDGTEDNAGALVTPDTLSRARHLGLDPRAFLERNDAYSFFASLGDLVVTGATHTNVNDFRAILIDGSRSAG, from the coding sequence ATCTTGACTCCGAGCCGGCAGGATGCGCGTGGGTTCCTGCGCGCGCTTTTCGATGCGGGCATAGCGGCAGCGCAGCCCGCGGTTTGCGTACCGCCCTATCTGCCCGCACGGCCGAAGGGCCGAACGGTCGTGGTCGGTGCCGGAAAGGCAGCAGCGGCGATGGCGCTCGCCGTCGAAGGACATTGGCACGGCCCGCTCGAGGGCATCGTTGCAACGCGCCACGGCCAAAAGCTCCCGACTCGCCGAATCGAGATCGCGGAAGGCTCCCATCCCGTACCCGACGCCGCAGGCGAGGCGGCAGCGAGGCGGATGATCGAGCGTGTAAAGGGACTTGGCCCCGATGATCTCGTTCTCTGCCTTATATCGGGAGGTGCATCGGCCATTCTGACGCTTCCCGCACCGGGCTTGACCCTTGCCGACAAGCAGGAGGTCAATCGCGCACTGCTGCGCTCGGGTGCTTCGATCCATGAGATGAATTGCGTTCGCAAGCATCTCTCGGCGATCAAGGGCGGACGTCTTGCCGCCGCATGCGGAGACGCTCAGGTGCTGACCCTCGCCATCTCCGATGTTCCAGGGGACGAACCAAGCGTGATCGGCTCGGGACCGACCGTGGCCGACCCGACGACATTCGCCGACGCGCGCGCGATCCTTGCGAAGTACCGAATCGTGCCTCCTCCTGCCGTCGCCAGGCGTCTCGCGGCGGGTCCCGACGAGGAGACACCCAAGCCCGGCGACCCGCACCTTGCTCGCGCTCGCTATCAGCTCGTCGCCGCACCACAGACCTCCCTCGAAGCGGCAGCGGCGCGCTCGCGTGAGGCGGGGGTTGTGCCCCTCATCTTGAGTGATTCGATCGAGGGCGAAGCACGCGAGGTAGCCCGCGCCTTTGCGGCAATTTCGCGCCAGGCGGCCAAACGGGGGCAGCCGGCCGCCGCGCCATGCGCGCTGCTGTCGGGCGGGGAAGCGACCGTGACGGTGCGCGGCAAAGGCAAAGGCGGGCGCAACACCGAATTTCTGTTGGCGCTCGCCCTGGCACTCGACGAGCACCCCGGCATTCACGCGCTCGCAGGCGGCACCGACGGCATGGACGGGACGGAAGACAATGCGGGCGCGCTCGTCACTCCAGACACGCTAAGCCGCGCCCGACACCTCGGCCTCGATCCTCGAGCTTTTCTCGAACGCAATGACGCATATAGTTTCTTCGCATCGCTTGGCGACCTTGTCGTCACGGGAGCGACACATACGAACGTGAACGATTTCCGCGCGATCCTCATCGACGGGAGCCGCTCAGCCGGCTAA
- the pyk gene encoding pyruvate kinase, with translation MRRKRKAKIVATLGPSSSSYPIIRALFEAGADVFRLNFSHGTQGDHKERFSHIRRLEQESGRPIGVLMDLQGPKLRVGRLEGGRVTLEQGKPFRLDLAPEIGNALRAPLPHPEIFAAIEPGADLLLDDGKMRLRVVHCGPAFAECEVINGGELSDRKGVNVPGVVLPISALTEKDRSDLQYGLDLGVDWVGLSFVQRPEDIADARRLVAGRAGIMAKLEKPAAIERLEEIVELVDAVMVARGDLGVELPPEDVPSLQRQIVRVCRFAGRPVIIATQMLESMIYTPTPTRAEASDVATAVYEGADAVMLSAETASGRFPIEAVTMMDRILGRVERDPRYRRIMDAEHPDPEATPADAITAAARQVAMTISAAAIVTYTTSGSTALRAARERPDVPILCLTPKIETARRLALAWGTHCVNTEDVHSISEMVEHAGFHARQEGIASTGDRLVTTAGMPFGTPGATNLLRISWVTD, from the coding sequence ATGCGCCGCAAACGCAAGGCCAAGATCGTCGCGACGCTCGGGCCTTCGAGTTCGAGCTATCCAATCATTCGCGCGCTCTTCGAAGCGGGAGCGGATGTATTCCGCTTGAACTTCAGTCATGGCACCCAAGGGGACCACAAGGAACGCTTCAGCCACATCCGGCGCCTCGAGCAGGAATCCGGCCGCCCGATCGGCGTGCTCATGGACCTCCAGGGACCGAAGCTTCGTGTCGGACGTCTCGAAGGCGGAAGAGTAACGCTCGAACAGGGAAAGCCCTTCCGCCTCGACCTCGCACCCGAAATCGGCAATGCGTTGCGCGCGCCCTTGCCGCACCCGGAAATTTTCGCGGCGATCGAGCCAGGTGCCGATCTTCTGCTCGACGACGGCAAGATGCGCTTGCGGGTTGTTCATTGCGGCCCCGCCTTTGCCGAGTGCGAGGTGATCAATGGAGGCGAGCTCTCCGACCGCAAGGGCGTCAATGTGCCGGGCGTCGTGTTGCCGATCTCGGCCCTCACCGAGAAGGATCGATCCGACCTTCAATACGGGCTCGACCTCGGTGTCGACTGGGTCGGTTTGAGCTTCGTCCAGCGTCCGGAGGACATTGCCGACGCGCGCCGCTTGGTCGCGGGTCGCGCGGGCATCATGGCGAAGCTCGAAAAGCCCGCGGCCATCGAACGGCTCGAGGAGATCGTCGAGCTTGTCGATGCGGTGATGGTTGCCCGAGGCGATCTCGGCGTCGAGCTGCCGCCCGAGGATGTGCCATCCCTTCAACGGCAGATTGTGCGCGTCTGCCGGTTCGCCGGGCGCCCCGTCATCATCGCGACGCAGATGCTCGAATCGATGATCTATACGCCGACGCCAACAAGGGCCGAGGCGTCGGACGTCGCAACCGCGGTTTATGAAGGTGCCGATGCCGTGATGCTTTCAGCCGAAACGGCGAGCGGGAGATTTCCCATCGAGGCGGTCACCATGATGGATCGAATCCTGGGTCGCGTGGAGCGCGATCCACGCTATCGCCGCATTATGGACGCGGAGCATCCGGACCCCGAGGCGACACCCGCGGACGCGATCACCGCCGCAGCACGGCAGGTCGCCATGACCATCTCCGCCGCCGCCATCGTCACCTACACGACATCCGGATCGACTGCACTTCGCGCCGCGCGGGAACGTCCGGACGTGCCCATCCTTTGCCTCACGCCAAAGATCGAGACCGCACGCCGACTTGCACTCGCTTGGGGTACTCACTGCGTCAACACCGAGGATGTGCACAGCATCAGCGAAATGGTCGAACATGCAGGCTTTCACGCGCGCCAGGAAGGTATTGCAAGCACGGGCGACCGGCTGGTCACGACCGCGGGCATGCCCTTCGGCACGCCCGGCGCCACCAATCTTTTGCGCATCTCTTGGGTAACGGATTGA